From the genome of Miscanthus floridulus cultivar M001 chromosome 10, ASM1932011v1, whole genome shotgun sequence, one region includes:
- the LOC136488071 gene encoding uncharacterized protein produces the protein MEVREGLLMEIDVDLATELDPPADWRMPYLDYLLQEVLLAEKMEARRLAHCAKLFVIIEEELYKRSHVGNLQRCIPIEQGKQLLEDIHGGVAEPRTLVGNMFRQGLYWPTVVADAEQVIRTYEGC, from the coding sequence ATGGAGGTCCGTGAAGGTTTGTTGATGGAGATTGACGTCGACCTAGCAACGGAGCTAGACCCTCCTGCTGATTGGAgaatgccttacctcgactacctccttcaGGAGGTGTTGCTAGCAGAAAAGATGGAAGCTCGGCGACTCGCGCACTGCGCCAAATTATTTGTCATCATTGAGGAAGAGCTCTACAAACGCAGCCACGTCGGGAACCTACAGCGCTGTATCCcgatcgaacaagggaagcagctGCTGGAAGACATCCACGGCGGGGTAGCTGAGCCTAGAACCCTGGTCGGGAACATGTTCCGACAAGGCTTATACTGGCCGACGGtagtagccgacgctgagcaAGTTATACGTacctacgaagggtgctag
- the LOC136488072 gene encoding uncharacterized protein — MDGGSGLNILYAETLDAMGIDRSRVRPTWVPFHDIMLGNQAMPLGQIDPPVTFGNPTNYRTKTLTFEVVRFHGTYHVILGRPCYAKFMSVPNYTYLKLNMLGP, encoded by the coding sequence atggatggcggcagcggcctcaacatcttgTACGCCGAGACGCTCGACGCTATGGGCATTGACCGATCGCGCGTCCGACCGACCTGGGTGCCTTTCCACGACATCATGCTGGGGAACCAAGCCATGCCGCTCGGGCAGATTGATCCGCCCGTTACCTTTGGGAATCCGACCAACTATAGGACGAAGACCCTTACGTTCGAAGTGGTCAggttccacgggacctaccacGTGATCCTCGGGcggccatgttacgcgaagttcatgtcCGTGCCCAACTACACCTACTTGAAACTGAACATGCTGGGCCCGtga